One part of the Ochrobactrum quorumnocens genome encodes these proteins:
- a CDS encoding AIPR family protein, protein MRLSEELAEFNHEFFQDVLASADAEGQFTEDAFFDLFCKQLIDAGELDTADRALYQSTRGIRVDGYAGDPNSNEGELTLIIVDFSQASEIRSLSRAEMDAAFKRLTNFISKALDPTFRQGLEETSPGFGVADMIAKRWHTIEKIKFVLITNRQLSSRVEGRESSELRGIPVAYSVWDIARLHRFVSSGHGREEIEIDLREDFGGAIPALSAHLSEAGYEAYLLVIPGTTLAAIYERWGAQLLEQNVRVFLQARGSVNKGIRTTIERDPEMFFAFNNGITATAESVKVTQGGGTLAIASISNLQIVNGGQTTASIHAASRKKEPGLDKVFVQMKLSIVEPSMASDVVPKISEFANSQNKVNAADFFANHAFHIRFQEFSRRIFAPSPDGTFRESKWFYERARGQYQDARNLLKTAQKRKFDVEFPKSQMIDKTDLAKFLNPWRGFPEIVSRGSQKNFVHFADSIGKEWEKNSNAFNEDFFRHSIAKAIIFREAERLVTKQSWYQGGGIRSRVVPYAIAKLQFDAARIEGVVDLDKVWRRQGLTDVLERTLCSGLEAVHGVITGGPGEIANPLEWAKQQACWARVKTLQVSWPEDWEDTLVGRDEHRANRRSAVRDQKMLNGIEAQTEVLRRGGGFWSEVKAWGTRRKALSPDDASILAVAAGIPGRLPTERQCARLLQILQRLEADGFQTSAHA, encoded by the coding sequence ATGAGATTGTCCGAGGAGCTGGCAGAGTTCAACCACGAGTTTTTTCAGGATGTGCTGGCATCTGCCGATGCAGAGGGTCAGTTTACGGAAGATGCGTTCTTCGACCTCTTCTGCAAGCAGCTCATCGATGCGGGTGAACTCGACACTGCAGATCGCGCACTCTATCAGTCGACGCGAGGCATACGTGTCGATGGCTATGCCGGCGATCCGAATTCGAATGAAGGCGAACTCACGCTCATCATCGTGGACTTTTCCCAAGCTTCGGAGATCAGATCACTTTCGCGCGCGGAGATGGATGCGGCGTTCAAGAGGCTGACGAACTTCATTTCCAAGGCGCTCGACCCGACGTTCAGGCAGGGTCTGGAAGAGACCTCGCCAGGCTTCGGTGTGGCCGACATGATCGCGAAGCGCTGGCACACTATCGAAAAGATCAAGTTTGTCCTCATTACCAATCGACAGCTCAGCAGCAGGGTGGAAGGCAGGGAATCCAGCGAACTTCGGGGCATTCCCGTCGCATACTCGGTCTGGGACATTGCACGACTGCACCGTTTCGTTTCTTCCGGACATGGGCGGGAAGAGATCGAGATCGACCTTCGCGAAGACTTCGGTGGCGCAATCCCAGCGCTGTCGGCGCACTTGTCGGAGGCAGGCTACGAGGCCTATCTCCTTGTCATTCCGGGGACGACCCTTGCTGCCATCTACGAGCGCTGGGGCGCCCAGCTTCTCGAGCAGAATGTCCGGGTATTCCTTCAAGCCAGAGGCAGTGTGAACAAGGGAATCAGGACGACAATCGAACGCGACCCGGAAATGTTCTTTGCCTTCAACAACGGGATAACGGCCACCGCCGAGAGCGTGAAGGTCACCCAGGGCGGCGGGACCCTGGCGATTGCCTCCATCAGCAACCTTCAGATCGTCAACGGCGGACAGACGACCGCGTCGATCCATGCTGCGAGCAGAAAGAAGGAGCCGGGCCTCGATAAGGTGTTCGTTCAGATGAAGCTGTCGATTGTCGAGCCGTCGATGGCATCCGACGTGGTCCCGAAAATATCGGAGTTTGCCAACAGTCAGAACAAGGTGAATGCGGCCGACTTCTTCGCAAATCACGCCTTTCATATTCGGTTCCAGGAGTTCTCGCGACGCATCTTCGCGCCGTCACCGGACGGGACATTCAGGGAATCGAAATGGTTCTACGAACGGGCCCGGGGCCAGTATCAGGACGCGAGGAACCTGCTGAAGACGGCGCAGAAACGCAAGTTCGATGTCGAGTTTCCGAAGAGCCAGATGATCGACAAGACGGATCTTGCAAAGTTCCTGAACCCCTGGCGAGGCTTTCCCGAAATCGTCAGCAGGGGCTCGCAGAAGAACTTCGTGCATTTTGCAGACAGTATAGGCAAGGAATGGGAAAAGAACTCGAACGCGTTCAACGAGGATTTTTTCCGCCACTCGATAGCCAAGGCAATCATATTCCGCGAGGCAGAGCGACTTGTCACCAAGCAATCGTGGTACCAGGGCGGAGGTATAAGATCGCGCGTCGTGCCGTATGCCATCGCAAAACTGCAGTTCGATGCTGCCAGGATCGAGGGCGTCGTAGACCTTGACAAGGTCTGGAGACGGCAGGGCCTGACCGATGTTCTCGAGCGCACCCTCTGCAGCGGGCTGGAAGCGGTGCACGGGGTTATCACCGGCGGGCCGGGTGAAATCGCCAATCCCCTTGAGTGGGCAAAGCAGCAGGCTTGCTGGGCCAGGGTCAAGACCCTGCAGGTCTCATGGCCTGAAGACTGGGAGGACACGCTCGTTGGACGGGACGAACATCGTGCAAACAGGCGGAGCGCGGTGCGTGACCAGAAAATGCTGAACGGCATCGAGGCGCAGACCGAGGTTCTCAGGCGTGGCGGCGGGTTCTGGTCCGAGGTCAAGGCGTGGGGTACCCGCCGGAAGGCCTTGTCGCCCGATGACGCTTCGATCCTCGCTGTTGCCGCAGGAATACCAGGACGGCTTCCGACAGAGCGACAGTGTGCCCGGCTTCTGCAGATACTCCAGCGCCTCGAGGCCGACGGATTTCAAACGTCTGCGCATGCATGA
- a CDS encoding PD-(D/E)XK motif protein: MSSDPWRSLSVPVGAETASARRVDAGGRWDFFWAKDVVGRYLLLLEYQSSLEAVPSLPRLHGIEVAIQSREDGIGGRLLIRLLDNSLRDIFLELCNSILASTSQATSETDAIGRAVARTWRWHHLLRGGSSVLLSPEEQKGLIGELITLDRHFLPVMSASDALLAWIGPTDAPKDFEIGLTAVEVKTRRAGAVSAVVISSEHQLDETGLDRLFLHVLDLSEAQSGHPEARSLNDYANGIRMRIESQDQGALLLLDERLQAAGFRWEDDYSTSLWVEGQFEIFQVRDGFPRLTTTSCLPGVARVKYTVALSECQEYGLPEESIRLCLSGG, from the coding sequence ATGAGCAGTGATCCATGGAGGAGCCTGAGCGTCCCCGTCGGTGCAGAAACAGCCAGCGCCCGGCGCGTCGATGCCGGGGGGCGATGGGATTTCTTCTGGGCGAAGGATGTGGTGGGGAGGTATCTGCTTCTCCTAGAGTATCAAAGCTCGCTTGAGGCTGTCCCGTCGCTTCCTCGACTGCATGGGATCGAGGTGGCGATCCAGTCGCGCGAGGACGGGATTGGGGGGCGTCTCCTGATCCGCCTGCTCGACAATTCCCTCAGAGATATATTCCTCGAACTGTGCAACAGCATTCTCGCGTCCACATCCCAGGCGACCAGCGAGACCGACGCCATCGGTCGGGCGGTGGCGAGAACATGGCGCTGGCATCACCTGCTCCGTGGAGGTTCGTCCGTACTTCTGTCTCCCGAGGAGCAGAAAGGTCTCATTGGCGAACTGATAACACTGGACAGGCATTTTCTTCCCGTAATGAGCGCGAGCGATGCGCTGCTGGCCTGGATCGGTCCTACGGATGCACCAAAGGATTTCGAGATCGGCCTGACGGCGGTCGAGGTCAAGACACGGCGCGCCGGCGCGGTCAGTGCTGTCGTCATATCGTCAGAGCATCAGCTGGATGAGACGGGTCTCGACCGACTGTTTCTTCACGTTCTGGATCTTTCGGAGGCGCAGTCTGGCCATCCGGAAGCCCGAAGCCTGAACGACTACGCCAACGGAATCCGTATGAGGATCGAGAGCCAGGATCAGGGCGCACTGCTTCTGCTTGACGAGCGGCTGCAGGCTGCAGGGTTCAGATGGGAAGACGACTACTCGACATCGCTCTGGGTCGAGGGCCAGTTCGAAATCTTTCAGGTTCGCGATGGCTTTCCACGATTGACGACAACGTCCTGCCTTCCGGGAGTTGCGCGCGTTAAATACACGGTAGCGTTGTCGGAGTGTCAGGAATATGGTCTGCCGGAAGAGTCGATAAGATTGTGTCTCAGCGGGGGATGA
- a CDS encoding Z1 domain-containing protein, which translates to MTENYENLRMAVEPFIARAVLPTPETIRSWITQFRLVPDCQVDDADAERLARELEAQHGVSMKIGSVLVDREWAPWLESEKPTMDRYYWMRYRRLLVEKRFSGQVLAMLDAVTDRILGLMENPRKEGEWDRRGMVVGHVQSGKTANYTGLICKAADAGYKLIIVIAGIHNNLRNQTQLRIDEGFVGRDSARLGSTKGDRIIGVGRYDSSRHPWTFTTSVRDFNATGAGQGGGNLDSLSVPAVFVIKKNSSTLGILLEWLGNYNRKRGAKTISAPMLVIDDEADNASINIKHGKGAVSNINGQIRSLLKLFDRSCYIGYTATPFANIFIDPDTVDEMRGADLFPRNFIVSLDPPSNYFGANRVFLDQPKQIIRHIEDHDEILPLKHPRDTAITALPDSLLKAIRTFIVARAIRLVRGQQSAHNSMLVNASRFTDVQQQLRNEIHDTLEAIKASISVNGAQSERDALRDPEIRALHEVWQEEYSITSETEWSEVQAALHSSAAPISVVEVNSRSAGNLAYADHEGSGLNVIAVGGFSLSRGLTLEGLIVSYFLRNSMMYDTLMQMGRWFGYRPGYDDLCRVWMPEEAEGWYAHVAESIDELRDELRRMEAANATPEQFGLKVRSHPDTLLVTAKNKMGSGERLVVSIGLANSFVETAILHRTADKLKLNLTAAKNLAASLKEHSYPLTGAATVTGGRLVTGAPVAPVLQFLKEFQNHEGALLTDGDPLQRYILARADDELKSWDILVAGVERGNEDTVDDNLGITLNRQRRTAGKQSNSKTLHITNKQRVASRGVEATGLEADEIASARSDYLARLEQDGKLPAEGEPVNFPDKIYRAVRRRPLLIVHLLRIDPESDKVADDPQPVVAYSISFPRTAREEDTVEYIVNTTWIREHFRNEGDEEEMAGDEQ; encoded by the coding sequence ATGACTGAAAACTACGAGAATCTGCGGATGGCGGTCGAGCCGTTCATCGCGAGGGCAGTGCTGCCAACTCCGGAAACAATAAGATCGTGGATCACACAGTTCAGGCTGGTGCCCGACTGCCAGGTCGATGACGCAGACGCGGAAAGGCTGGCTCGCGAGCTCGAAGCCCAGCACGGCGTATCGATGAAGATTGGCTCGGTGCTGGTCGACCGGGAATGGGCGCCGTGGCTCGAGAGCGAAAAGCCGACGATGGACCGCTACTACTGGATGAGATATCGGCGGCTCCTCGTCGAGAAACGATTTTCAGGGCAGGTTCTTGCGATGCTTGATGCAGTGACCGACCGTATCTTGGGCCTGATGGAGAATCCTCGGAAGGAAGGTGAATGGGATCGGCGAGGCATGGTCGTGGGGCACGTCCAGTCAGGAAAGACTGCCAACTACACCGGTCTCATCTGCAAGGCCGCTGATGCGGGTTACAAGCTCATCATTGTCATCGCCGGTATACACAACAACCTGCGCAACCAGACGCAGCTGCGAATCGACGAAGGTTTTGTCGGCAGGGACAGCGCCCGCCTCGGGTCAACCAAGGGTGACCGCATCATCGGGGTGGGGCGCTATGACAGCTCGCGCCATCCCTGGACATTCACCACATCCGTTCGCGACTTCAACGCGACTGGCGCCGGCCAGGGTGGTGGCAATCTGGACTCCCTTTCAGTACCTGCAGTGTTCGTCATCAAGAAGAACAGCAGCACGCTTGGTATTCTTCTCGAATGGCTGGGAAACTACAATCGCAAGCGTGGCGCCAAGACAATCTCGGCTCCCATGCTTGTCATCGACGACGAAGCCGATAACGCGTCCATCAACATCAAGCATGGGAAAGGGGCTGTCTCCAATATCAACGGGCAGATCCGTTCGCTTCTCAAGCTTTTCGACCGCAGCTGCTATATCGGCTACACCGCAACGCCCTTTGCGAACATCTTCATCGATCCGGATACTGTCGACGAGATGAGGGGCGCGGACCTGTTCCCGAGAAACTTCATCGTCAGTCTCGATCCGCCTTCCAACTATTTCGGCGCGAACAGGGTGTTTCTCGACCAGCCGAAGCAGATCATTCGCCACATCGAGGATCACGACGAGATACTTCCCCTCAAGCATCCCAGGGACACGGCGATCACCGCGCTGCCCGACAGTCTTCTCAAGGCAATAAGAACATTCATCGTCGCGAGGGCAATCCGGCTCGTCCGGGGCCAGCAGTCTGCGCACAACTCGATGCTCGTGAATGCATCGCGCTTCACGGACGTTCAGCAGCAGCTTCGGAATGAGATCCACGACACCCTCGAGGCCATCAAGGCAAGTATCAGCGTGAACGGGGCCCAGTCCGAACGGGACGCCTTGCGAGATCCGGAAATCCGCGCGCTTCACGAGGTCTGGCAGGAGGAGTATTCAATCACGTCGGAGACAGAGTGGAGCGAAGTGCAGGCGGCTCTTCATTCGTCCGCCGCGCCGATCAGTGTCGTCGAGGTCAACAGTCGTTCCGCAGGCAATCTCGCCTATGCCGATCATGAGGGCTCCGGCCTGAATGTCATCGCCGTCGGCGGGTTTTCCCTTTCGCGCGGGCTCACCCTCGAAGGCCTGATCGTCAGCTACTTCCTGCGCAATTCCATGATGTACGACACGCTCATGCAGATGGGCAGGTGGTTCGGCTACCGACCGGGTTACGATGATCTCTGCCGGGTCTGGATGCCTGAAGAGGCGGAAGGATGGTATGCCCATGTAGCGGAGTCAATCGACGAGCTTAGGGATGAGCTGCGGCGAATGGAGGCGGCGAACGCTACCCCCGAACAGTTCGGTCTCAAGGTGCGCAGCCACCCCGACACACTGCTCGTCACGGCCAAGAACAAGATGGGCTCTGGAGAACGGCTGGTTGTCTCGATCGGTCTTGCCAACAGCTTCGTCGAGACCGCAATTCTCCATCGGACGGCCGACAAGCTGAAACTCAACCTCACGGCCGCGAAGAATCTCGCAGCGAGCCTCAAGGAACACAGCTATCCGTTGACAGGAGCAGCGACCGTCACAGGCGGTCGGCTGGTGACCGGAGCACCGGTTGCTCCCGTTCTTCAGTTTTTGAAGGAGTTCCAGAACCACGAAGGGGCGTTGCTGACAGACGGAGATCCTCTCCAGCGCTATATCCTTGCTCGCGCTGATGACGAGCTCAAGAGCTGGGATATCCTGGTTGCAGGCGTCGAGCGCGGCAACGAGGACACGGTCGACGACAATCTCGGTATCACGCTGAACCGTCAACGCCGAACCGCCGGGAAGCAGAGCAACTCCAAGACGCTGCATATCACGAACAAGCAGCGTGTCGCCTCGAGAGGGGTCGAAGCGACAGGCCTTGAGGCAGACGAAATTGCGTCGGCGCGCAGTGATTATCTCGCGAGGCTCGAGCAGGACGGAAAGCTGCCCGCAGAGGGTGAGCCGGTAAACTTCCCGGACAAGATCTATCGCGCTGTTCGGCGACGCCCCCTCCTGATCGTACATCTCCTGAGGATAGATCCGGAATCCGACAAGGTTGCCGACGATCCGCAGCCTGTGGTGGCATATAGCATCAGCTTCCCAAGAACGGCAAGGGAGGAGGACACGGTGGAATACATCGTCAACACCACCTGGATCAGGGAGCATTTCCGTAACGAGGGCGACGAGGAGGAGATGGCGGGCGATGAGCAGTGA
- a CDS encoding ATP-binding protein: MKKKARTFPAAPIAATLIESLRDIGYSLETALADIIDNSLASGASLIDILADTAGDDPKIAILDNGSGMSPDELIAAMRPGSRNPLEERTGTDLGRFGLGLKTASFSQCRRLTVITARDGVRSAAIWDLDFVAEQNEWLLQLPDPSEAQPWGDQLGSQGTLVIWEALDRLAPKGERGDLVRSLDLAREHLELVFHRYISGERGHARVRMRLNNRELRGFDPFDQSNPATIVGPTEEFRSGRHIVTIQSFTLPHHKKLPAADWERNAGRAGYLKNQGFYVYRARRLIIHGTWFGLARQTELTKLARVKIDIPTGLDAEWKIDVKKASAQPPFNVRERLRRIIETIGATSKRIYTARGRKLVSDARLPVWNRHQDKNEISYRLNPEHPLISGFVDILSEEQKAAFDRLTVLIESAIPMESLYADMGSEPENVRNTGIPDDTLRRIVEFTAENLVNSGTSADEVRLMMRVTEPFRSHWAATEDMLNERFGGRGDD, encoded by the coding sequence GTGAAGAAAAAGGCGAGGACCTTTCCGGCTGCACCCATTGCTGCAACCCTCATCGAGAGTTTGCGGGACATTGGCTACTCTCTCGAAACAGCCCTCGCAGACATCATCGACAATTCGCTCGCAAGCGGCGCCAGTCTGATTGACATTCTCGCGGACACCGCTGGCGATGATCCGAAGATTGCCATTCTGGACAATGGGAGTGGCATGTCCCCGGACGAGCTGATCGCAGCGATGCGTCCAGGAAGCAGGAATCCTCTCGAAGAGCGTACCGGCACGGATCTCGGAAGGTTTGGTCTGGGACTGAAGACCGCATCGTTTTCGCAATGCAGGCGTCTAACCGTGATCACTGCTAGGGACGGCGTGAGATCTGCAGCGATCTGGGACCTTGATTTCGTGGCGGAGCAGAATGAATGGCTCCTGCAGCTACCTGACCCGAGCGAAGCCCAACCGTGGGGCGATCAGCTTGGGAGCCAGGGAACCCTGGTGATCTGGGAAGCTCTTGATCGGCTTGCCCCGAAGGGTGAGCGTGGGGATCTGGTCCGGTCACTCGATTTGGCACGCGAACACCTCGAGCTGGTATTCCATCGATACATTTCGGGAGAGCGCGGCCACGCGCGTGTGCGAATGCGGCTCAACAATCGCGAACTCAGAGGCTTTGATCCGTTCGATCAGAGCAATCCGGCGACAATAGTCGGCCCTACGGAGGAATTCCGCTCCGGCCGACACATTGTCACCATCCAGAGCTTCACGCTTCCCCACCACAAGAAGCTTCCTGCGGCGGACTGGGAGCGCAATGCAGGTCGCGCCGGCTACCTCAAGAACCAGGGCTTCTACGTCTACCGGGCACGTCGCCTCATCATTCACGGGACATGGTTCGGCCTCGCGCGGCAGACGGAGCTGACCAAGCTGGCTCGGGTGAAGATCGATATTCCCACGGGCCTGGACGCCGAGTGGAAAATCGACGTCAAGAAGGCATCGGCCCAGCCTCCGTTCAATGTTCGCGAAAGGCTTCGTCGCATCATTGAAACGATCGGCGCGACTTCGAAGCGAATATATACCGCACGCGGCAGGAAGCTAGTTTCCGATGCCCGCCTTCCGGTATGGAACCGGCACCAGGACAAGAACGAGATTTCCTACAGGCTGAATCCGGAGCATCCGCTGATCTCGGGTTTTGTCGACATTCTCAGCGAGGAGCAGAAGGCAGCATTTGACCGCCTCACAGTCCTCATCGAATCGGCGATCCCGATGGAGAGCCTCTATGCAGACATGGGCAGTGAGCCGGAGAACGTGCGAAACACGGGCATCCCGGACGATACCCTGCGTAGGATCGTCGAGTTCACAGCAGAGAATCTGGTCAACTCAGGCACGTCAGCCGATGAAGTGAGACTGATGATGCGGGTGACCGAGCCGTTCCGATCGCACTGGGCTGCAACGGAAGACATGCTGAACGAAAGATTTGGGGGCAGGGGAGATGACTGA
- a CDS encoding DNA cytosine methyltransferase, whose protein sequence is MPSYSVVDIFAGPGGLAEGFSSVPGMGGERAYHIALSIEKERAAHSTLRLRSFLRQFNGVLPQQYYDFLMRGSDEPDWATEYPREWATAVDEAWQLELGKEDPDQRLNRRIDEIREQSGGNSILIGGPPCQAYSLVGRARNQGKKDYVASDDEKHFLYKEYIRILDRLQPAAFVMENVKGMLSSSVDGENRIFDQVLRDLRGERPGTTEYRLVALDPRSRRQLDLSAFEPRAADFIVRAEDFGVPQARHRVIVVGLRADVAEGLPTAALADLMVRHTLKTTVQHVLDGMPKLRSGLSRGIDGDDEWRAVVEDAMALVADLDIGLTEDLQLSFTVQARKCLAALRGMSRLPGREAWGNGISAECPAELRDWLVDERLSNLPNHATRSHMPSDLARYFFAAVFAQVVGRSPKATDFPEELSPNHENWKTGKFADRFRVQISGGPSTTVTSHISKDGHYFIHPDPLQCRSLSVREAARLQTFPDNYFFKGNRTEQYIQVGNAVPPLLARWIGEALFSILTAHADAADEQIGRARLSNVA, encoded by the coding sequence TTGCCATCATATTCCGTCGTCGACATCTTTGCAGGGCCGGGTGGGCTCGCGGAAGGCTTTTCGAGCGTTCCCGGCATGGGGGGTGAGCGTGCCTATCACATTGCTCTTTCGATTGAGAAGGAAAGGGCTGCACATTCCACCCTGCGTCTGAGAAGCTTCCTGCGCCAGTTCAACGGCGTGCTCCCTCAGCAGTACTATGATTTTCTGATGCGCGGTAGTGACGAGCCGGACTGGGCGACGGAATATCCGCGCGAATGGGCCACGGCCGTGGACGAAGCGTGGCAGCTGGAGCTTGGCAAGGAAGATCCGGACCAGCGGCTCAATCGACGCATCGACGAGATCCGCGAGCAAAGCGGTGGCAACTCGATCCTGATCGGCGGTCCACCATGCCAGGCCTATTCGCTCGTCGGCCGTGCTCGCAATCAGGGGAAGAAGGATTACGTCGCCAGCGATGACGAGAAACACTTCCTCTACAAGGAATATATCCGGATTCTGGACCGCCTGCAGCCGGCTGCCTTTGTCATGGAGAACGTCAAGGGCATGCTGTCTTCATCGGTGGATGGCGAGAATCGGATCTTCGATCAGGTTCTTCGCGACCTTCGTGGAGAAAGGCCGGGGACAACCGAATATCGGCTCGTTGCACTTGACCCGAGATCCCGCCGCCAGCTGGATTTGTCGGCCTTCGAGCCACGCGCTGCCGATTTCATCGTGCGCGCCGAAGACTTCGGCGTTCCGCAGGCCCGTCATCGGGTCATCGTTGTAGGACTGCGCGCCGATGTCGCGGAAGGTCTGCCGACGGCGGCCCTGGCTGATCTCATGGTGCGGCATACTCTCAAGACGACTGTTCAGCATGTCCTCGACGGCATGCCGAAGCTGAGAAGCGGGCTGAGCCGTGGTATCGACGGCGATGACGAATGGCGTGCCGTGGTTGAAGATGCCATGGCCCTCGTGGCAGATCTGGACATCGGTCTGACTGAGGACCTGCAGCTGTCCTTCACTGTCCAGGCACGAAAATGCCTCGCCGCCCTGAGGGGAATGAGCCGGCTTCCGGGCCGCGAAGCATGGGGAAACGGGATTTCCGCCGAATGCCCCGCCGAACTGCGGGACTGGCTTGTTGACGAAAGACTTTCCAACCTTCCGAACCACGCGACGCGAAGCCATATGCCGAGTGACCTTGCACGGTATTTCTTTGCGGCGGTATTTGCCCAGGTGGTCGGTCGATCACCCAAGGCAACCGATTTTCCCGAAGAGCTTTCCCCGAATCATGAGAACTGGAAGACTGGCAAGTTTGCAGATCGCTTTCGTGTTCAGATTTCCGGCGGGCCCTCGACGACGGTGACGAGCCATATCTCGAAGGACGGGCACTATTTCATCCATCCGGATCCGCTTCAGTGCCGCAGCCTTTCGGTACGAGAAGCAGCCAGACTTCAGACCTTCCCCGACAACTATTTCTTCAAGGGAAATCGGACGGAGCAGTACATCCAGGTCGGCAACGCGGTCCCCCCCTTGCTCGCCCGCTGGATCGGCGAGGCGCTGTTTTCCATCCTCACAGCGCATGCCGACGCTGCAGACGAACAAATCGGAAGGGCCAGACTGTCGAATGTCGCCTGA
- a CDS encoding very short patch repair endonuclease, whose translation MIDVVSPEKRSQMMSGIRGKNTKPELTLRRHLHAAGIRFRLHDPDVTGRPDLLFKSRRAAVFVHGCFWHRHEGCHWCTTPASNPEFWAAKFARNMARDLEVRIALNASGWRVGTVWECGLRSPWLQVTLDEVAHWIRNGAGNFESDLVRPRSETERPQPTELLPILGEERSYTQDK comes from the coding sequence ATGATCGACGTAGTGAGTCCGGAAAAACGATCGCAGATGATGTCTGGCATCCGCGGCAAGAATACCAAGCCGGAGCTGACACTTCGACGTCATCTTCACGCGGCCGGTATTCGATTTCGTCTCCACGATCCGGATGTAACCGGTCGCCCTGACCTTCTGTTCAAATCGAGAAGGGCAGCCGTGTTTGTTCACGGCTGCTTCTGGCATCGGCACGAAGGCTGCCACTGGTGCACCACGCCAGCATCGAACCCTGAGTTCTGGGCCGCAAAGTTCGCACGCAACATGGCCCGCGACCTAGAAGTTCGCATTGCCTTGAACGCGTCCGGCTGGCGGGTGGGCACCGTCTGGGAATGCGGCCTTCGCTCCCCCTGGCTCCAGGTAACGCTCGATGAGGTCGCGCACTGGATCAGGAACGGTGCCGGAAATTTCGAGAGCGACCTGGTGCGGCCTCGAAGCGAGACAGAGAGGCCACAGCCCACAGAATTGTTACCTATCCTGGGTGAAGAACGCAGTTACACCCAGGATAAGTAA
- a CDS encoding type IV toxin-antitoxin system AbiEi family antitoxin domain-containing protein, with the protein MAASTQQERLRDYIAEHPIVRFYELRRAGIFAMTIARAVEAGELVRLSRGLYQRADADLDTLQALAEAAKLVPQGVVALTSALAFHGLTDQIPREVWMAVSQKDWAVAPAYPPIRITEFKDAYMKQGVEHHQISGVDVRVFSAPKSLADVFRSRLVDRSVAIEALRAALQHRKASPGAITETAMANGAWKKMKPYLEALTSNG; encoded by the coding sequence GTGGCCGCATCGACACAGCAGGAACGACTGCGTGACTATATCGCAGAACACCCGATTGTACGGTTCTATGAGCTTCGGAGGGCAGGCATATTCGCGATGACCATCGCCCGAGCCGTGGAGGCAGGAGAGCTTGTGCGACTGTCACGCGGGCTCTACCAGCGTGCGGATGCAGATCTTGACACGCTGCAGGCTCTGGCTGAAGCAGCGAAACTGGTTCCACAGGGCGTCGTTGCTCTGACTTCAGCGCTCGCCTTTCACGGTCTTACGGATCAGATCCCACGCGAAGTGTGGATGGCGGTAAGCCAGAAGGACTGGGCAGTTGCGCCCGCCTATCCGCCAATAAGGATTACGGAATTCAAGGACGCCTACATGAAGCAGGGCGTGGAACATCATCAGATTTCCGGAGTTGATGTGCGGGTTTTTTCAGCCCCGAAGTCGCTTGCCGATGTCTTCCGGAGCAGGCTCGTTGATCGATCGGTTGCCATAGAGGCGCTGCGCGCAGCGCTCCAGCACCGAAAGGCGAGTCCTGGGGCCATAACCGAGACTGCGATGGCGAACGGCGCCTGGAAAAAGATGAAACCCTATCTGGAGGCCCTGACCTCGAATGGCTAG
- a CDS encoding nucleotidyl transferase AbiEii/AbiGii toxin family protein, with amino-acid sequence MAREIRNRAASIKQQLSNLARREGRVFEIVMVRYALERLLFRLSVSDKADRFILKGGMLVTLWLDGDNRETRDVDFLGYGQADGETLKSIFADIMAAQYDDGLVFDVDGLQAEAIREEMEYNGVRLRTVAFLERTRIPVTIDIGFGDALAGAEMTSYPSLLGMESPRIRSYPPAVVIAEKFQAIVALGIINGRMKDYFDLWAIP; translated from the coding sequence ATGGCTAGAGAAATCAGAAACAGGGCGGCTTCCATCAAGCAGCAGCTCAGCAATCTTGCTCGCCGTGAGGGGCGGGTTTTCGAAATTGTCATGGTCCGATATGCCCTCGAGCGACTGCTCTTCCGACTGTCGGTGTCCGACAAGGCCGATCGTTTCATCCTCAAGGGCGGTATGCTCGTTACACTCTGGCTGGACGGAGACAACCGCGAAACCCGCGACGTCGATTTCCTTGGATACGGTCAGGCAGACGGAGAGACGCTGAAATCGATCTTCGCAGACATTATGGCAGCCCAATACGATGACGGACTCGTCTTCGATGTCGACGGACTACAGGCGGAGGCCATCCGCGAGGAGATGGAATACAACGGGGTGCGACTTCGCACCGTAGCCTTCCTAGAGCGCACAAGGATACCAGTCACCATCGACATCGGGTTCGGTGATGCATTGGCGGGAGCCGAGATGACCTCCTACCCTTCTCTTCTCGGTATGGAATCCCCACGCATTCGCAGCTACCCTCCAGCGGTCGTAATTGCCGAGAAATTTCAAGCGATCGTGGCGCTCGGCATAATCAACGGGCGGATGAAGGACTACTTCGACCTCTGGGCAATTCCCTAG